In Labrus mixtus chromosome 3, fLabMix1.1, whole genome shotgun sequence, a single window of DNA contains:
- the zgc:92140 gene encoding uncharacterized protein C1orf21 homolog, translated as MGCTSAKQVSAVPNDEEGRGKAYSNGDLFSDEYKMKGVEEVKYMRGDENRVNARNQENLEKSNVHYKGKQQKEVNAANIKSNIHTSESQQEFFRMLDEKIEKGRDYCSEEEEEEDGT; from the exons ATGGGCTGCACCTCGGCCAAGCAGGTGTCGGCCGTGCCCAACGATGAGGAGGGACGCGGCAAGGCCTATAGCAATGGAGACCTCTTCAGTg atgaATACAAGATGAAGGGAGTGGAGGAGGTGAAGTACATGAGAGGGGATGAAAACCGGGTGAATGCACGCAACCAGGAGAACctg gAGAAGAGTAATGTGCATTACAAAGGCAAACAGCAGAAAGAGGTCAATGCTGCCAACATCAAGTCTAA taTCCACACATCAGAGAGCCAGCAGGAATTCTTCAGGATGCTGGATGAGAAGATTGAGAAG GGGCGAGACTACTgttcggaggaggaggaggaggaagatgggaCATAG